One Osmerus mordax isolate fOsmMor3 chromosome 16, fOsmMor3.pri, whole genome shotgun sequence genomic window carries:
- the c16h7orf25 gene encoding UPF0415 protein C7orf25 homolog: MAVQAMLQERIRVAQELLGRVDLLCDRQSQDVEGRAKLCSKLRAELRFLSKVDAGKVSIKESHLQSTNLTHLKAIVESAESLEGVISVLHVFAYEDTDGVKQSLVVDVVANGGHTWVKAIGRKAEALHNIWQGRGQYGDKSVVHQAEDFIQASHQQPVQYSNPHIIFAFYNGVSCPMADRLREMGISVRGDIVAVNSVVTEDDGEVDDADDQGAESEVVEDKEHFDEGVDSTDEDDNGELCMEHTRVDRDTIVASLAFPTEVKVDVCKRANLDITTLITYVSSLSHGSCHFTFKEQVLTEQAAQERREKVLPCLEEFMQDKELYACQSAVQDFRVILETLGGPGEKARAEKLLARLHVVPDQPSDRTQRLTTSSKVNHRSLMIFGTGDSLQAVTMTANSGFVRAAANQGVRYSVFIHQPRALTEGKEWRATPV, translated from the coding sequence ATGGCTGTGCAGGCTATGCTTCAAGAGCGAATCAGGGTGGCCCAGGAGCTGCTGGGGAGAGTGGATCTTCTATGTGACCGTCAGTCACAAGATGTAGAAGGAAGAGCTAAACTTTGCAGCAAGCTACGTGCAGAACTCCGGTTTCTCTCCAAGGTGGATGCTGGTAAGGTTTCGATCAAAGAATCCCATCTCCAGAGCACCAATCTAACTCACCTCAAAGCTATAGTTGAGTCAGCTGAAAGCCTGGAAGGGGTGATTAGTGTTCTTCATGTCTTTGCTTATGAGGACACTGATGGCGTAAAGCAGTCACTGGTGGttgatgttgttgctaatggtgGGCATACCTGGGTTAAAGCCATTGGGCGCAAGGCAGAAGCCCTGCATAATATCTGGCAGGGGCGAGGACAGTATGGGGACAAGAGTGTGGTGCATCAAGCCGAGGACTTTATCCAGGCCAGCCATCAGCAGCCCGTCCAGTACAGCAATCCACACATTATCTTTGCTTTCTATAATGGCGTCTCCTGCCCTATGGCAGATCGTCTGCGAGAAATGGGCATTTCTGTGCGTGGAGACATTGTTGCAGTGAACTCCGTAGTTACTGAAGATGATGGGGAGGTGGATGATGCTGATGATCAAGGGGCTGAGAGCGAAGTTGTTGAGGACAAAGAGCATTTTGATGAAGGAGTTGACTCGACCGATGAAGATGACAATGGCGAACTGTGTATGGAGCACACTAGAGTAGACAGGGACACCATTGTAGCTAGCTTAGCCTTCCCGACAGAGGTGAAAGTGGATGTGTGTAAACGGGCCAACCTAGATATCACTACACTCATCACCTACGTGTCTTCACTCAGCCATGGCAGCTGCCACTTTACTTTCAAGGAGCAGGTGCTAACAGAACAGGCAGCACAGGAGCGTCGGGAGAAGGTGCTGCCTTGTCTGGAGGAGTTCATGCAGGACAAGGAGCTGTATGCCTGCCAATCTGCTGTACAGGACTTCCGGGTCATCCTTGAAACACTGGGTGGACCTGGGGAGAAGGCCCGTGCAGAGAAACTCCTAGCCCGGCTCCATGTGGTGCCTGACCAGCCCTCAGATCGCACCCAGCGACTGACAACCAGCTCCAAAGTAAACCACCGCTCACTCATGATTTTCGGCACAGGAGACTCCTTGCAGGCTGTCACCATGACCGCTAACAGTGGTTTTGTGagagcagcagccaatcagggtGTACGTTACAGTGTCTTTATTCACCAACCCAGAGCACTTACAGAGGGTAAGGAATGGAGGGCCACACCGGTATGA
- the mplkip gene encoding M-phase-specific PLK1-interacting protein — MMYRPNFIQQSPGVGSRRGGFRNSTPTGDNGAGALQDAFPSPAWAFRGGPPPSFGSPRYGQFDSPNNTQRHFGGNAGGCYGGSDGKMKYDNSASPGYTPRRWNPNQQGGSPYRNSSPRRFMEYGNSPRNSSPFGSTHGRGKGADGVEKYYSPTMLQDPWAILQPVAVTDSKCQQSTNTGKPGRYY; from the exons ATGATGTATAGGCCTAACTTCATACAACAAAGCCCGGGAGTGGGGTCAAGACGGGGAGGTTTTCGAAACTCAACTCCTACGGGGGATAATGGCGCCGGAGCTCTACAGGATGCATTTCCATCACCAGCATGGGCATTTCGTGGTGGCCCACCTCCGTCTTTTGGATCACCAAGATATGGGCAGTTTGACTCCCCAAATAATACCCAAAGACATTTTGGTGGCAACGCTGGAGGTTGTTATGGCGGAAGTGATGGTAAAATGAAATACGATAACAGCGCATCACCTGGATATACGCCTCGTAGATGGAATCCGAATCAACAAGGCGGTTCTCCATACAGAAATTCTAGTCCCAGGCGGTTTATGGAATATGGG AATTCACCACGGAATTCCTCTCCTTTCGGGTCGACACATGGCAGAGGTAAGGGGGCAGATGGTGTGGAAAAGTATTACAGCCCAACTATGCTGCAAGACCCCTGGGCTATTTTACAGCCAGTTGCAGTAACAGACTCTAAATGCCAACAATCCACAAACACAGGCAAGCCTGGGAGATATTACTAA